From a single Micromonospora pallida genomic region:
- a CDS encoding ATP-dependent Clp protease ATP-binding subunit gives MWGPADFGADPWDEFLARYFGRGEGGGRPAHRVDITRLMTADAREMLADAARRAAQRRSNDLDTDHLLWAALQRQPLRELVGRAGADPDTLLNALGGRGDGAPGGEVPPNLSLTPAAKRALLDAHQLARAIGANYIGPEHILMALPLNPESPAGRMLAAGRIQPESLQAAGAERGPMTAPPDRGTPTLDQYGQDLTDLAKADRIDPVIGRSDEIEQAVEILSRRTKNNPVLIGEAGVGKTAIVEGLAERICDGDVPQTLLGKRVIQLDLAGLVAGTRYRGDFEERLKKVVDEIRAHRDELIIFLDEIHTLVGAGGAGSEGGMDASNMLKPALARGELRVIGATTLDEYRRSIEKDAALARRFQPVLVPEPTVEDTVAILRGLRDRYEAHHQVRFTDESLVAAAELADRYVTDRYLPDKAIDLIDQAGARVRLRTRTPAADVRELERQLDDVRRDKDQAVADEQYERASSLRDRLHEIEEQLRMARGETEAPQVPEVGPAEIAEVVSRATGIPVSQLTEEERDRLLRLEGHLHERVVGQEDAVTAVAEAVRRSRTGLADPDRPMGSFLFLGPTGVGKTELARALAEALFGDADRMVRLDMSEFQERHMVSRLVGAPPGYVGYEEAGQLTEAVRRRPYAVVLLDEIEKAHPDVFNILLQVLDDGRLTDSQGRTVNFRNTVMIMTSNLGSELITGAQRAVGFGAGAAGTDQERDELRERLMRRLQENFRPEFLNRIDEIIIFRRLEAEQLRQITGLLLEETRRRLHGQDITVEVTEAGVDWLAEHGYQPEFGARPLRRVIQREIDNQLSRMLLEGEISPGQRVTVDAREGALAFDVTAGERGGHQPATTTHPR, from the coding sequence ATGTGGGGACCCGCTGACTTCGGCGCCGACCCGTGGGACGAGTTCCTGGCCCGCTACTTCGGCCGGGGGGAGGGCGGCGGCCGGCCCGCGCACCGGGTGGACATCACCCGGCTGATGACCGCCGACGCCCGGGAGATGCTGGCCGACGCGGCCCGCCGGGCGGCCCAGCGACGCAGCAACGACCTGGACACCGACCACCTGCTCTGGGCCGCCCTGCAACGCCAGCCGCTACGGGAACTGGTCGGTCGGGCCGGCGCGGACCCGGACACCCTGCTCAACGCCCTCGGCGGGCGCGGCGACGGGGCACCCGGCGGCGAGGTCCCGCCGAACCTCTCCCTCACCCCGGCGGCCAAGCGGGCGCTGCTGGACGCCCACCAGCTCGCCCGGGCGATCGGGGCCAACTACATCGGCCCCGAGCACATCCTGATGGCCCTACCGCTCAACCCGGAGTCGCCGGCCGGGCGGATGCTGGCGGCCGGGCGGATCCAACCGGAGTCCCTGCAGGCGGCGGGGGCGGAGCGGGGACCGATGACTGCACCACCGGACCGGGGCACGCCCACACTGGACCAGTACGGCCAGGACCTGACCGACCTCGCCAAGGCCGACCGGATCGACCCGGTGATCGGCCGTAGCGACGAGATCGAGCAGGCGGTGGAGATCCTGTCCCGCCGTACCAAGAACAACCCGGTGCTGATCGGCGAGGCCGGGGTCGGCAAGACCGCGATCGTCGAGGGGCTGGCCGAGCGGATCTGCGACGGCGACGTACCGCAGACGCTGCTCGGCAAGCGGGTGATCCAGCTCGACCTGGCCGGTCTGGTCGCCGGCACCCGCTACCGGGGCGACTTCGAGGAACGGCTGAAGAAGGTGGTCGACGAGATCCGCGCCCACCGCGACGAGCTGATCATCTTCCTGGACGAGATCCACACCCTGGTCGGGGCCGGCGGGGCCGGCAGCGAGGGCGGCATGGACGCGTCCAACATGCTCAAGCCGGCCCTGGCACGGGGCGAGCTGCGGGTGATCGGCGCGACCACGCTGGACGAGTACCGGCGCAGCATCGAGAAGGACGCCGCGCTGGCCCGCCGCTTCCAACCGGTGCTGGTGCCGGAGCCGACCGTCGAGGACACCGTGGCCATCCTGCGCGGCCTGCGCGACCGGTACGAGGCCCACCACCAGGTGCGCTTCACCGACGAGTCGCTGGTCGCCGCCGCCGAACTCGCCGACCGGTACGTCACCGACCGGTACCTGCCGGACAAGGCGATCGACCTGATCGACCAGGCCGGCGCGCGGGTGCGGCTGCGGACCCGGACCCCGGCGGCGGACGTGCGGGAGCTGGAGCGCCAGCTCGACGACGTACGCCGGGACAAGGACCAGGCCGTCGCCGACGAACAGTACGAGCGCGCCTCGTCCCTGCGCGACCGGCTGCACGAGATCGAGGAGCAGCTCCGGATGGCCCGGGGCGAGACCGAGGCTCCCCAGGTGCCCGAGGTGGGGCCGGCGGAGATCGCCGAGGTGGTCTCCCGGGCCACCGGCATTCCGGTCAGCCAGCTCACCGAGGAGGAACGGGACCGGCTGCTGCGCCTGGAGGGGCACCTGCACGAGCGGGTGGTCGGCCAGGAGGACGCGGTGACCGCGGTCGCCGAGGCGGTCCGCCGCTCCCGGACCGGGCTGGCCGACCCGGACCGGCCGATGGGCAGCTTCCTCTTCCTCGGCCCCACCGGCGTCGGCAAGACCGAACTGGCCCGGGCTCTGGCGGAGGCGCTCTTCGGCGACGCCGACCGGATGGTCCGGCTGGACATGAGCGAGTTCCAGGAACGGCACATGGTCAGCCGACTGGTGGGCGCGCCGCCCGGCTACGTCGGGTACGAGGAGGCCGGCCAGCTCACCGAGGCGGTCCGCCGCCGCCCGTACGCGGTGGTGCTGCTGGACGAGATCGAGAAGGCCCACCCGGACGTGTTCAACATCCTGCTCCAGGTGCTCGACGACGGGCGGCTCACCGACAGTCAGGGCCGGACGGTCAACTTCCGCAACACCGTAATGATCATGACCAGCAACCTGGGTTCCGAGCTGATCACCGGCGCCCAGCGCGCGGTCGGCTTCGGGGCCGGCGCGGCCGGCACCGACCAGGAACGCGACGAACTGCGGGAACGGCTGATGCGCCGGCTCCAGGAGAACTTCCGTCCGGAGTTCCTCAACCGGATCGACGAGATCATCATCTTCCGCCGGCTGGAGGCCGAGCAACTCCGGCAGATCACCGGCCTGCTGCTGGAGGAGACCCGCCGCCGGCTGCACGGGCAGGACATCACCGTCGAGGTCACCGAGGCGGGCGTCGACTGGCTCGCCGAGCACGGGTACCAGCCGGAGTTCGGGGCCCGCCCGCTGCGCCGGGTGATCCAACGCGAGATCGACAACCAGCTGTCCCGGATGCTGCTGGAGGGGGAGATCTCACCCGGCCAGCGGGTGACCGTGGACGCCCGGGAGGGCGCGCTCGCCTTCGACGTCACCGCCGGGGAACGAGGCGGGCACCAACCGGCGACGACGACCCATCCCCGATGA
- a CDS encoding DUF3140 domain-containing protein: MVREARLDADVELLWEEFHERVNMPSEQLRQWLLTRGSGEAAFGPNPDLDLPQPGRHILAVLSKRKVDLTPDDIRVMQDAVDRIDGLTAQKPSGGNADNAWRHSLLDMGHDPLVER; the protein is encoded by the coding sequence ATGGTACGCGAGGCGAGACTCGACGCGGACGTGGAACTGCTCTGGGAGGAGTTCCACGAACGGGTGAACATGCCCTCGGAGCAGTTGCGGCAGTGGCTGCTCACCCGCGGGTCGGGGGAGGCGGCGTTCGGCCCGAACCCCGACCTCGACCTGCCCCAACCGGGCCGGCACATCCTCGCCGTACTCAGCAAGCGCAAGGTGGACCTGACCCCGGACGACATCCGGGTCATGCAGGACGCGGTCGACCGGATCGACGGCCTGACGGCGCAGAAACCGTCCGGCGGCAACGCCGACAACGCGTGGCGGCACTCCCTGCTCGACATGGGACACGACCCGCTCGTGGAGCGCTGA
- a CDS encoding LysR family transcriptional regulator, protein MNLELRHLRVVCAIAETGSVTKAASTLGLAQPALTAQLQRIERALGGALFDRDRRGARPTALGELVLARARVLLPAMKGLQDEAARLASAGDALSRYRFGGVNSPILGRLVHRIAADQPTAPISTYASWSVDELSQLVFNGRLDYVLTGVCGDAAPSAEFGLSWREVAVDPVFVLLPEPHPAADGDEVPLTALRHEQWAAAPGDGCFGDCFAAACARAGFTPRKVYETDMRGCVDLVEAGVAVALCQATFRPMPGLVTRRLAGNPLRWRLLLGWHPESPAARFAEGVLAAAIAAYRDSLAPHPAYLRWLVDNPEFGARRRTPV, encoded by the coding sequence ATGAACCTGGAGTTGCGACACCTCAGGGTGGTCTGCGCGATCGCGGAGACCGGCAGCGTGACGAAGGCGGCCTCGACCCTCGGACTGGCACAACCGGCGCTCACCGCGCAGCTCCAGCGCATCGAGCGGGCGCTCGGCGGTGCGCTGTTCGACCGTGACCGGCGCGGCGCCCGGCCGACCGCGCTCGGCGAACTGGTGCTGGCCCGGGCCCGGGTGCTGCTGCCGGCGATGAAGGGCCTCCAGGACGAGGCGGCCCGGCTGGCCAGCGCGGGGGACGCGTTGAGCCGATACCGGTTCGGCGGGGTGAACAGCCCCATCCTGGGACGACTGGTGCACCGGATCGCCGCCGACCAGCCGACCGCGCCGATCAGCACGTACGCCTCGTGGTCGGTCGACGAGCTGTCCCAACTGGTCTTCAACGGGCGGTTGGACTACGTGTTGACCGGGGTGTGCGGCGACGCCGCCCCGTCGGCGGAGTTCGGGCTGAGCTGGCGGGAGGTCGCCGTCGACCCGGTCTTCGTGCTGTTGCCGGAGCCGCATCCGGCGGCCGACGGGGACGAGGTCCCGCTGACGGCGCTGCGGCACGAGCAGTGGGCGGCAGCGCCCGGCGACGGCTGCTTCGGCGACTGCTTCGCCGCTGCCTGCGCACGAGCCGGCTTCACTCCCCGGAAGGTGTACGAGACGGACATGCGCGGCTGTGTGGACCTGGTCGAGGCGGGGGTCGCGGTGGCGCTGTGCCAGGCCACCTTCCGGCCGATGCCCGGCCTGGTGACCCGGCGGCTGGCCGGTAACCCGTTGCGCTGGCGGCTGCTGCTCGGCTGGCATCCGGAGTCTCCGGCAGCCCGGTTCGCCGAGGGGGTGCTGGCGGCGGCGATCGCGGCGTACCGTGACTCCCTCGCGCCGCACCCGGCGTACCTGCGGTGGCTGGTGGACAACCCGGAGTTCGGCGCACGGCGACGAACCCCGGTGTGA
- a CDS encoding hemerythrin domain-containing protein → MSVSLPPLPPAEGDEGYRPGGRSVVDIIGEEHRRLTALVEELADPATGPDRRRAVAEVFAAEVSRHLSGEEQYLYPALRGALPDGAELAERDVETDTALRRAVQAADPGHAAEVRERWRQHVAAVDPALGRLRAAATEEELIRLGNRFVIAEEAAPTRPHPGTPTAPPWNRIVEPAVGVVDKIRDAVTGRRTYPTDLDRE, encoded by the coding sequence ATGAGCGTCTCGCTGCCACCGTTGCCGCCCGCCGAGGGCGACGAGGGGTACCGGCCCGGCGGCCGGAGCGTGGTCGACATCATCGGCGAGGAGCACCGACGGCTCACCGCGTTGGTCGAGGAGCTGGCCGACCCGGCCACCGGCCCCGACCGGCGACGGGCGGTGGCCGAGGTGTTCGCCGCCGAGGTCTCCCGGCATCTCTCCGGCGAGGAGCAGTACCTCTACCCGGCGTTGCGCGGCGCGCTGCCCGACGGCGCGGAGCTGGCCGAACGGGACGTCGAGACCGACACGGCGCTGCGGCGGGCCGTCCAGGCGGCCGACCCCGGGCACGCCGCCGAGGTACGCGAGCGGTGGCGTCAGCACGTGGCGGCGGTCGACCCGGCCCTGGGCCGGCTGCGCGCGGCGGCCACCGAGGAGGAGCTGATCCGGCTCGGCAACCGGTTCGTCATCGCCGAGGAGGCGGCGCCGACCCGTCCGCACCCGGGGACGCCGACCGCCCCACCGTGGAACCGGATCGTCGAGCCGGCCGTCGGCGTGGTGGACAAGATCCGCGACGCGGTGACCGGCCGCCGGACGTACCCAACGGATCTCGATCGCGAGTGA
- a CDS encoding M20/M25/M40 family metallo-hydrolase, translating into MTDPVAALPDPTAEVVDLCRDLLRIDTTNTGDNATSAGERQAAEYVAEKLAEVGVEATLLESAPGRANVVARILGTDPGRGALLVHGHLDVVPADADEWSVHPFSGEVRDGYVWGRGAIDMKDFDAMVLAVVRHWQRTGVRPPRDIVLAYTADEEAGSDYGAHFLAEQHRHLFDGCTEAIGEVGGFSYTVDEATRLYLIETAEKGIDWLRLHAKGRPGHGSFVHDDNAVTLLAEAVSRIGRHRFPLTVTPTVRAFLEAVSEVLDVELDPDDPETAIAKLGPIANIIGATVRSTANPTRLAAGYKDNVIPGRATATIDCRSLPGQSEMLERQLRELAGPGIEIEYVQRQPALETTFDGELVEAMSAALRAEDPGARPVPYMLSGGTDAKAFSRLGIRCFGFAPLRLPPDLNFSALFHGIDERVPVDGLQFGVRVLDRFLRTC; encoded by the coding sequence ATGACCGACCCCGTAGCCGCCCTGCCCGACCCGACCGCCGAGGTCGTGGACCTCTGCCGCGACCTGCTCCGCATCGACACCACCAACACCGGCGACAACGCCACCAGCGCCGGGGAGCGGCAGGCGGCCGAGTACGTCGCGGAGAAGCTCGCCGAGGTCGGCGTCGAGGCCACCCTGCTGGAGTCCGCCCCCGGCCGCGCCAACGTGGTCGCCCGGATCCTCGGCACCGACCCGGGCCGGGGCGCGCTGCTGGTGCACGGTCACCTGGACGTCGTCCCCGCCGACGCCGACGAGTGGTCGGTGCACCCCTTCTCCGGGGAGGTCCGCGACGGGTACGTGTGGGGACGCGGCGCGATCGACATGAAGGACTTCGACGCGATGGTGCTGGCCGTGGTCCGCCACTGGCAGCGCACCGGCGTCCGGCCGCCGCGCGACATCGTGCTGGCGTACACCGCCGACGAGGAGGCCGGCAGCGACTACGGCGCGCACTTCCTCGCCGAACAGCACCGGCACCTCTTCGACGGCTGCACCGAGGCGATCGGCGAGGTCGGCGGCTTCTCCTACACCGTCGACGAGGCCACCCGGCTCTACCTCATCGAGACCGCCGAGAAGGGCATCGACTGGCTGCGGCTGCACGCCAAGGGCCGCCCCGGGCACGGCTCGTTCGTCCACGACGACAACGCGGTCACCCTGCTCGCCGAGGCGGTGTCCCGGATCGGGCGGCACCGCTTCCCGCTGACCGTCACCCCGACCGTCCGGGCCTTCCTCGAGGCGGTCTCCGAGGTGCTCGACGTCGAGCTGGACCCGGACGACCCGGAGACCGCCATCGCCAAGCTCGGCCCGATCGCCAACATCATCGGCGCCACGGTCCGCAGCACCGCCAACCCGACCCGGCTGGCCGCCGGCTACAAGGACAACGTCATCCCCGGCCGGGCCACCGCCACCATCGACTGCCGCAGCCTGCCCGGCCAGTCGGAGATGCTGGAGCGGCAACTGCGTGAGCTGGCCGGTCCGGGCATCGAGATCGAGTACGTCCAGCGTCAGCCCGCGCTGGAGACCACCTTCGACGGGGAGCTGGTGGAGGCGATGTCCGCCGCGCTGCGTGCCGAGGACCCGGGTGCCCGCCCGGTGCCGTACATGCTGTCCGGCGGCACCGACGCCAAGGCGTTCTCCCGGCTCGGAATCCGTTGCTTCGGGTTCGCCCCGCTCCGGCTGCCGCCCGACCTCAATTTCTCCGCGTTGTTCCACGGCATCGACGAGCGGGTCCCGGTGGACGGACTACAGTTCGGCGTGCGGGTTCTCGACCGGTTCCTCCGCACCTGCTGA
- a CDS encoding DUF5703 family protein — protein MDYEYAPLRLPPNVDRVTAAVQLAIQAEYAGWELARVRLYRDGTRQVMLRRRRVNQPQPGLSY, from the coding sequence ATGGACTACGAGTACGCGCCGCTGCGGTTGCCGCCGAACGTCGACCGGGTGACCGCCGCGGTGCAACTGGCGATCCAGGCCGAGTACGCCGGTTGGGAGCTGGCCCGGGTACGGCTGTACCGGGACGGCACCCGGCAGGTGATGCTCCGCCGCCGTCGGGTCAACCAGCCGCAGCCCGGCCTGTCCTACTGA
- a CDS encoding aldo/keto reductase, translating into MQQRPLGRSGLAVSRLALGTMTWGRDTDADDAAAQLKSYLDAGGNLVDTADVYGDGDAEAVIGSLLGTLVPREDLLIATKAGLRPGTRRRRDGSRGHLLRTLDASLRRLGTDHVDLWQVHGYDPETPLEETLSALDHAVTSGRVRYVGVSNFSGWQTARAAAWQAAYPGRAPVVAAQVEYSLLERGVEREVLPACAAMGLGVLPWSPLGRGVLTGKYRHGRPADSRATSAHFGPFVATYLEPRCSSIVEAVVIAAGGLGVSPLEVALAWVRDRPGVVAPILGARTVGQLLGALQVERMTLPEEITIALDDVSALEVGYPERDG; encoded by the coding sequence ATGCAACAGCGACCGCTCGGCCGAAGCGGGCTGGCGGTTTCCCGGCTCGCGCTCGGCACCATGACGTGGGGCCGGGACACCGACGCCGACGACGCGGCTGCCCAACTCAAGAGCTACCTCGACGCGGGCGGCAACCTGGTCGACACCGCCGACGTCTACGGCGACGGGGACGCCGAGGCGGTGATCGGCTCACTGCTGGGCACCCTCGTGCCCCGCGAGGACCTGCTCATCGCGACCAAGGCGGGGCTACGGCCGGGCACCCGGCGCCGCCGGGACGGGTCCCGGGGACACCTGCTGCGTACGCTGGACGCCTCGCTGCGCCGACTCGGCACCGACCACGTCGACCTGTGGCAGGTGCACGGGTACGACCCGGAGACCCCGCTGGAGGAGACGCTGTCGGCGCTCGACCACGCGGTCACCAGCGGCCGGGTCCGGTACGTGGGGGTGTCGAACTTCTCCGGCTGGCAGACTGCCCGGGCCGCCGCCTGGCAGGCCGCCTACCCCGGCCGCGCGCCGGTGGTCGCCGCGCAGGTCGAGTACTCCCTGCTGGAACGGGGCGTCGAACGGGAGGTGCTGCCGGCCTGCGCGGCCATGGGGCTCGGTGTGCTGCCCTGGTCCCCACTCGGCCGGGGGGTGCTGACCGGGAAGTACCGGCACGGCCGGCCCGCCGACTCGCGGGCCACCTCGGCGCACTTCGGCCCGTTCGTCGCCACCTACCTGGAGCCGCGCTGCTCCAGCATCGTGGAGGCGGTGGTGATCGCCGCCGGTGGGCTCGGCGTGTCGCCGCTGGAGGTGGCGCTGGCCTGGGTACGGGACCGGCCGGGCGTGGTCGCTCCGATCCTCGGCGCCCGGACCGTCGGGCAGCTCCTCGGCGCGTTGCAGGTCGAGCGGATGACCCTGCCGGAGGAGATCACCATTGCGCTCGACGACGTCTCGGCGCTGGAGGTCGGCTATCCGGAGCGGGACGGCTGA
- a CDS encoding LLM class F420-dependent oxidoreductase — protein sequence MRLGLSLGYQTAWSTPADHLALVQEADRLGYSVVWAAEAYGSDSPSMLAWIAGQTERIDVGSAVMQIPARSPAATAMTATTIDALSGGRFRLGLGVSGPQVSEGWHGVRFAKPLARTREYVDIVKLAVARKEVAYAGDHYTLPLPDGPGKALRLGFHPPRQHIPIYLAAVGPKNLELAGEIADGWLAIFYAPEFAEEQLAAVRAGRAKVGKDLAGFDVVPSVPVVVGDDVDACAELVRWYAALYIGGMGSRQQNFYNQLATRMGYGDAAREVQDLYLAKRQRDAAAAVPLEFVDRTSLLGPKERIAERMREYAAAGVTTLSLTLFVADRESGVQTLRTCAEALELAGVGE from the coding sequence TTGCGACTCGGGCTCAGCCTCGGATACCAGACGGCGTGGAGCACGCCGGCCGACCATCTGGCTCTGGTCCAGGAAGCGGACCGGCTCGGCTACTCGGTGGTGTGGGCGGCGGAGGCCTACGGCTCCGACTCGCCGAGCATGCTGGCGTGGATCGCCGGGCAGACCGAACGGATCGACGTGGGCAGCGCGGTGATGCAGATCCCGGCGCGTAGCCCGGCGGCGACCGCGATGACCGCGACCACCATCGACGCGCTCTCCGGTGGCCGGTTCCGGCTCGGGCTCGGCGTCTCCGGCCCGCAGGTCTCCGAGGGCTGGCACGGCGTCCGGTTCGCCAAGCCGCTCGCCCGCACCCGCGAGTACGTCGACATCGTCAAGCTCGCCGTCGCCCGCAAGGAGGTCGCCTACGCCGGCGACCACTACACACTCCCGCTACCCGACGGCCCCGGCAAGGCCCTCCGGCTCGGGTTCCACCCGCCGCGCCAGCACATCCCGATCTACCTCGCCGCCGTGGGCCCGAAGAACCTGGAACTGGCCGGGGAGATCGCCGACGGCTGGCTGGCCATCTTCTACGCGCCCGAGTTCGCCGAGGAGCAGCTCGCCGCCGTCCGCGCCGGCCGGGCGAAGGTCGGCAAGGACCTCGCCGGCTTCGACGTCGTACCGTCGGTGCCGGTGGTGGTCGGCGACGACGTCGACGCCTGCGCCGAGCTGGTCCGCTGGTACGCCGCGCTCTACATCGGCGGCATGGGCAGCCGCCAGCAGAACTTCTACAACCAGCTCGCTACCCGGATGGGCTACGGCGACGCGGCCCGCGAGGTGCAGGACCTCTACCTCGCCAAGCGGCAGCGGGACGCGGCCGCCGCGGTGCCGCTGGAGTTCGTCGACCGCACCTCGTTGCTCGGCCCGAAGGAGCGCATCGCCGAGCGGATGCGCGAGTACGCCGCCGCCGGCGTCACCACCCTGTCGCTGACCCTCTTCGTCGCCGACCGGGAGAGCGGGGTACAGACCCTGCGTACCTGCGCCGAGGCTCTGGAACTGGCCGGGGTGGGCGAGTGA
- a CDS encoding undecaprenyl-diphosphate phosphatase: MSWIEAIVLGIVQGLTEFLPVSSSGHLRITSAIFFERDAGASFTAVTQLGTEAAVLLYFAKDIWRITKVWLIGIRDKSVRSSLDYRMGWYVIVGSIPIGAFGFLFKDQIQTAARNLWLVATTLILFAFVLAFAEYWGRQTRTLENFRMKDGIVMGFAQAMALIPGVSRSGGTLTAGLFLNLTREAAARYSFLLAIPAVVMSGVFSLGDVFEPAAPGTSVPSVAQMVVATVIAFAIGYAAIAWLLRYVAHHTLYVFVLYRVALGTLVLALLMTGTISAT, translated from the coding sequence GTGAGCTGGATCGAGGCGATCGTCCTCGGCATCGTCCAGGGACTCACCGAGTTTCTCCCGGTCAGCTCGTCCGGCCACCTGCGGATCACGTCGGCGATCTTCTTCGAGCGGGACGCCGGGGCGTCGTTCACCGCCGTCACCCAGCTCGGCACCGAGGCGGCCGTGCTGCTCTACTTCGCCAAGGACATCTGGCGGATCACCAAGGTCTGGCTGATCGGCATCCGCGACAAGTCGGTGCGGTCCAGCCTCGACTACCGGATGGGCTGGTACGTGATCGTCGGCTCGATCCCGATCGGCGCGTTCGGTTTCCTGTTCAAGGACCAGATCCAGACCGCCGCCCGCAACCTGTGGCTGGTGGCGACCACCCTGATCCTCTTCGCGTTCGTGCTGGCCTTCGCCGAGTACTGGGGTCGGCAGACCCGCACCCTGGAGAACTTCCGGATGAAGGATGGCATCGTGATGGGCTTCGCCCAGGCGATGGCGCTGATCCCGGGCGTGTCCCGCTCCGGCGGTACGCTCACCGCCGGCCTCTTTCTCAACCTGACCCGGGAGGCGGCGGCCCGCTACTCGTTCCTGCTGGCCATCCCGGCCGTGGTGATGTCCGGGGTGTTCAGCCTGGGTGACGTCTTCGAGCCGGCAGCACCGGGCACCTCGGTGCCCAGCGTGGCCCAGATGGTGGTGGCAACGGTGATCGCCTTTGCCATCGGCTACGCGGCCATTGCCTGGCTGCTCCGCTACGTCGCGCACCACACCCTGTACGTCTTCGTCCTCTACCGCGTCGCGCTCGGCACTCTCGTGCTGGCGCTGCTGATGACCGGCACCATCTCGGCCACCTGA
- a CDS encoding histidine phosphatase family protein: MVSVATLLLLRHGRTTANADGGLAGRQPVELDETGRHQARAVGERLRVLPLAAVVTSPLIRCRQTLELALPGTAPTVEDGLIECGYGEWEGQPLKKLAKDPLWPVVQQHPSAVVFPGGEAMAAMAARAVAAVRSWDARITAEHGPEAVWLACSHGDVIKAIVADALGVHLDLFQRIVADPASVTAIRYTPTRPFLLRLNDTGGDLAGLVPPARKRRRRAARSTDSDAAVGGGAGAGR; this comes from the coding sequence GTGGTCAGCGTGGCGACCCTTCTGCTTCTGCGACACGGCCGGACGACGGCGAACGCCGACGGTGGGCTGGCTGGTCGACAACCGGTCGAACTGGACGAGACGGGTCGACACCAGGCTCGCGCGGTGGGGGAGCGACTGCGTGTCCTGCCGCTGGCCGCCGTGGTGACCAGTCCGCTGATCCGCTGTCGGCAGACCCTGGAACTGGCCCTGCCCGGGACGGCCCCCACCGTCGAGGACGGGCTGATCGAGTGCGGCTACGGGGAGTGGGAGGGGCAGCCGCTCAAGAAGCTGGCGAAGGACCCGCTCTGGCCGGTGGTGCAGCAGCATCCGAGCGCGGTGGTGTTCCCCGGTGGAGAGGCGATGGCCGCGATGGCGGCCCGCGCGGTCGCGGCGGTGCGCTCCTGGGACGCCCGGATCACCGCCGAGCACGGACCGGAGGCGGTCTGGCTGGCGTGCAGCCACGGCGATGTGATCAAGGCCATCGTGGCGGACGCGCTCGGCGTACACCTGGATCTGTTCCAGCGGATCGTGGCCGACCCGGCGTCGGTGACCGCGATCCGCTACACCCCGACCCGGCCGTTCCTGCTGCGGCTCAACGACACCGGCGGTGATCTGGCCGGGCTCGTCCCCCCGGCCCGGAAACGGCGACGCCGGGCGGCCCGGTCGACGGACTCGGACGCCGCGGTGGGCGGCGGCGCGGGAGCCGGCCGGTGA